The Candidatus Roseilinea sp. genome contains a region encoding:
- a CDS encoding sodium-dependent bicarbonate transport family permease: protein MDTSEIIRTSFLSPLVLAFIVGIIATLIKSELEFPQPVLNAISIYLVFSIALKGGTELAAAGLERIVAPALVTALLAVVTPSLAFFLARRFIRLDIANAAGIAALYGSVSSVTFFAALSLAEKLGNPAEPFVPVLVSLMEWAILVALFIARWRLRRAESDGNLPISEIVIDTLRGRSVILLLGGLFIGALIGEGGFKSVKPFFEDPFRGVLTLFLLEMGMVAGRQLREFFRLGPRLLTFGVAFPIFNGLLGTTLGVLAGLSPGGSFVLGAITASASYIDAPAAVRAALPQANPSIYLTSSLGITFPFNLLIGLPLYYQFAVWLHALVH from the coding sequence ATGGACACATCGGAGATCATCAGGACGAGCTTCTTGTCGCCGCTGGTGTTGGCGTTTATCGTCGGAATCATCGCCACGCTGATCAAGAGCGAGCTGGAGTTCCCACAACCCGTCTTGAACGCCATCTCGATCTACTTGGTCTTTTCGATTGCGCTCAAGGGCGGGACGGAGCTGGCCGCCGCCGGATTGGAGCGGATTGTCGCGCCGGCGCTGGTGACGGCGCTGCTGGCGGTGGTCACGCCGTCGTTGGCTTTCTTCTTGGCGCGCCGGTTCATCCGGCTGGACATCGCAAACGCCGCCGGCATCGCTGCGCTGTACGGCTCAGTCTCCTCGGTCACCTTCTTCGCTGCGCTGTCGCTGGCGGAGAAGCTGGGCAACCCTGCGGAGCCGTTCGTGCCGGTGCTGGTCAGCCTGATGGAATGGGCGATCCTGGTGGCGCTGTTCATCGCGCGCTGGCGCCTACGCCGCGCCGAATCCGACGGCAATCTACCGATAAGCGAGATCGTGATTGACACACTGCGTGGGCGCAGCGTGATCCTGTTGCTCGGCGGCCTGTTCATCGGCGCGTTGATCGGGGAGGGAGGCTTCAAGTCGGTCAAACCGTTCTTCGAGGACCCGTTCCGGGGCGTGCTGACGCTCTTCTTGTTGGAGATGGGCATGGTCGCCGGCCGCCAATTGAGAGAGTTCTTCCGGCTGGGGCCACGCCTGCTGACCTTCGGCGTGGCCTTCCCCATCTTCAACGGGCTGTTGGGGACGACGCTGGGCGTGCTGGCCGGCCTTTCGCCCGGCGGTAGCTTCGTGCTGGGGGCGATCACCGCCAGCGCTTCATACATTGATGCTCCGGCAGCAGTGCGCGCGGCCCTGCCACAGGCCAACCCCAGCATCTACCTCACCTCATCGTTGGGCATCACCTTCCCGTTCAATTTGTTGATCGGGCTGCCACTGTACTACCAGTTTGCCGTCTGGTTGCACGCCTTGGTGCACTGA